The Branchiostoma floridae strain S238N-H82 chromosome 8, Bfl_VNyyK, whole genome shotgun sequence genome has a segment encoding these proteins:
- the LOC118421410 gene encoding leucine-rich repeat-containing protein 4C-like — protein MAPRPSTEKPLNLRFLSFLLLITFSPVYTNNCPRICVCSGSFSNVYCGDSNLTKVPNRIPERVVYLNLHANNISKLIKNQFANLPQLHTLQLSANTISEIDNNAFVGLDNLQIIELFYNNLLVVPSGALKSLINLKELWLGGNPIVCLDAYSFSYLPNLKLLDLGELRQLRGISNSAFAGLNSLVYLNMGVANLQTVPYLQHLTSLEELNLSGNVIRVLGRTSFQSMFRLRRLMIISSQVNEVEPLAFEDLQALSELDLSYNNLSTLPYNLFAATTSLGKVNLKYNPWNCSCDITWLVEWLRTKVRDRTCDACGECRYPKRLLGTSVFRLPIDIFRCPRRKISNYSIQLNVTEGEDASLPCVSGRETAISWITPNGTTIRHGNYEVRVKVFNDGSLNITRVTLHDAGVYRCIARNPGGSQSVITTLNVTTRAYITDIPVLEEPMEDDFDPSVCTLGLDEQNWPNVNLNTTNRWNLTYKPPTMPPSDTVAVDEDGDDYDPLGSKKFDHLSVIVSSIAGIVVLGLSVWGICFLCRRCNERKRFLQKKCKSRERTKKKHEDDSSCCCGKYCCCRHQMEKEPESVEMPPPDIYSIDIKVDIEKQANGTLKKSKASKVETQV, from the coding sequence ATGGCTCCACGCCCGTCTACCGAGAAACCTCTTAACCTCCGCTTCCTGTCATTTCTCCTGCTAATTACCTTTTCCCCCGTGTATACCAACAACTGTCCGAGGATCTGTGTCTGTAGCGGATCGTTCTCTAACGTCTACTGCGGCGATAGCAATCTCACAAAGGTCCCCAACAGAATCCCCGAGAGAGTTGTTTATCTCAACCTCCACGCCAACAACATTAGCAAACTCATCAAGAACCAATTTGCAAACTTGCCACAGTTACATACGCTCCAGCTCAGCGCAAACACCATATCTGAGATCGACAATAATGCCTTTGTTGGTCTGGACAATTTGCAAATCATCGAGCTGTTTTACAACAACTTGCTAGTGGTTCCTAGCGGAGCGCTGAAGTCACTAATCAACTTGAAAGAATTATGGTTAGGAGGCAATCCGATAGTTTGTCTGGACGCCTACAGCTTCTCCTATCTGCCGAATCTCAAACTCTTGGATTTGGGGGAACTGAGGCAGCTTAGGGGGATCTCAAATAGCGCCTTTGCGGGTTTGAACAGCCTAGTTTATCTGAACATGGGAGTCGCTAACTTACAGACAGTGCCTTATCTGCAGCATCTAACCAGTCTGGAAGAGTTGAATCTATCAGGGAATGTCATCAGGGTCCTCGGGCGAACATCGTTCCAGAGTATGTTCAGACTCAGACGACTGATGATTATTTCGTCCCAAGTGAACGAGGTTGAACCGCTAGCCTTTGAAGATTTGCAGGCTCTAAGTGAATTAGACCTTTCGTACAACAACCTTAGCACATTACCATACAACCTCTTCGCTGCGACGACATCGTTAGGGAAGGTGAACCTGAAATATAACCCTTGGAACTGCAGCTGTGACATAACGTGGCTGGTGGAATGGCTGCGAACAAAGGTACGTGATAGAACTTGTGATGCTTGCGGAGAATGTCGATACCCGAAGAGACTATTAGGAACATCCGTATTTCGTCTTCCGATAGATATATTCCGCTGCCCTCGACGGAAGATAAGCAACTATTCGATCCAGCTGAATGTTACAGAGGGCGAGGACGCATCGTTGCCGTGTGTTTCAGGTCGTGAAACCGCCATAAGCTGGATAACCCCTAACGGTACAACAATACGACACGGCAACTACGAGGTTCGTGTGAAGGTCTTCAACGACGGCAGTTTGAACATTACAAGAGTCACCCTGCACGACGCAGGCGTGTACCGATGTATTGCACGAAACCCCGGCGGCAGCCAGTCTGTTATAACCACACTGAATGTCACAACAAGGGCGTACATCACTGATATCCCCGTATTGGAGGAACCTATGGAAGATGACTTCGACCCATCAGTGTGCACACTAGGGCTTGATGAGCAAAACTGGCCTAATGTCAATCTAAACACCACCAACAGATGGAATCTGACATACAAACCTCCTACTATGCCCCCTAGCGATACGGTTGCCGTTGATGAAGATGGTGATGACTACGACCCATTAGGGTCCAAAAAGTTCGACCATTTGAGTGTTATCGTGAGTTCAATCGCGGGCATCGTTGTGTTGGGGCTATCAGTCTGGGGAATCTGCTTTCTCTGTAGGCGATGTAACGAGAGGAAACGGTTCCTACAAAAGAAGTGTAAATCAagggaaagaacaaaaaagaagcACGAAGACGATAGCTCATGTTGCTGTGGGAAGTATTGTTGTTGTAGACACCAGATGGAAAAAGAACCAGAATCGGTAGAGATGCCGCCGCCTGATATATACAGTATAGACATCAAAGTAGACATTGAAAAACAGGCTAACGGGACGCTGAAAAAGTCCAAAGCATCAAAGGTCGAGACGCAAGTCTGA